The Streptomyces sp. NBC_01353 genome contains a region encoding:
- a CDS encoding MarR family transcriptional regulator: MPTSQDMTTELDPGLLDALQHQVAVFARRAEQTRLGGTGQLRNSMDRAAYLLLNRLDQEGPMGVKALAAGMGIDSSTVTRQVAPLVDTGLVKRTSHPEDGRAVVLQLSPRGLARLEEVRASRRELMAQVTDGWTADERESFCTLLTRFNSALSARQSGLPPAADTESSATS; encoded by the coding sequence ATGCCCACATCTCAGGACATGACGACTGAGCTGGACCCCGGTCTCCTCGATGCCCTCCAGCACCAGGTGGCCGTCTTCGCCCGCCGGGCCGAACAGACCCGCCTCGGCGGCACCGGACAGCTCCGCAACTCGATGGACCGCGCCGCCTATCTGCTCCTCAACAGGCTCGACCAGGAAGGCCCGATGGGCGTCAAGGCGCTCGCGGCGGGCATGGGCATCGACTCGTCCACCGTCACCCGCCAGGTCGCCCCGCTCGTCGACACCGGCCTGGTCAAGCGCACCTCGCACCCCGAGGACGGACGTGCGGTCGTGCTCCAGCTCTCGCCGCGCGGACTGGCCCGCCTGGAGGAGGTCCGCGCCTCCCGCCGCGAGCTGATGGCGCAGGTGACGGACGGCTGGACGGCGGACGAGCGCGAGTCGTTCTGCACGCTGCTCACCCGCTTCAACTCGGCGCTGTCCGCCCGTCAGTCGGGCCTGCCGCCCGCCGCCGACACGGAGTCCTCCGCAACCTCTTGA
- a CDS encoding sigma factor-like helix-turn-helix DNA-binding protein, producing MRDLHGGPGGGQGGEQRHRTRQFEAFVAGAAGRLLHAATLLTAETRARNPRAQALLTASLAHTYAHWDRLRGEDPYDRTRADLAARFSRTAWRHHRGRGGVLSELTPQERLVLVLRLYEGVAEEQTAALLGLPEERVRAVCARAVSALRDRRDGPHRPDRRDRPGEVAS from the coding sequence GTGCGAGATCTACACGGCGGCCCAGGGGGCGGCCAGGGAGGCGAACAGCGCCACCGCACCCGGCAGTTCGAGGCGTTCGTGGCGGGAGCGGCGGGGCGGCTGCTGCACGCCGCGACGCTGCTCACCGCCGAGACCCGCGCCCGCAACCCGCGCGCCCAGGCACTGTTGACCGCCTCCCTCGCGCACACCTATGCCCACTGGGACCGGCTGCGCGGCGAGGATCCGTACGACCGCACCCGCGCCGACCTCGCCGCCCGCTTCTCCCGCACCGCCTGGCGGCACCACCGCGGCCGGGGCGGTGTCCTCTCCGAGCTCACTCCGCAGGAACGTCTCGTCCTGGTGCTCCGGCTGTACGAGGGGGTGGCGGAGGAGCAGACCGCGGCCCTCCTCGGGCTGCCCGAGGAACGGGTCCGGGCCGTCTGCGCCCGCGCCGTCTCCGCTCTGCGGGACCGGCGGGACGGGCCTCATCGGCCTGACCGGCGGGATCGGCCGGGGGAGGTGGCCTCGTGA
- a CDS encoding DUF1059 domain-containing protein, whose protein sequence is MTRKVADCRKTPSVVGCTLTITGEEEEVVQAASEHAISVHGHTDSIDLRTMIRESLEDEKVSA, encoded by the coding sequence ATGACCAGGAAAGTCGCCGACTGCCGCAAGACGCCCAGCGTGGTGGGCTGCACGCTCACCATCACCGGTGAGGAAGAGGAAGTCGTACAGGCCGCGTCCGAGCACGCGATCTCGGTGCACGGCCACACCGACAGCATCGACCTGCGCACGATGATCCGCGAATCACTCGAGGACGAGAAGGTCTCGGCCTGA
- a CDS encoding cystathionine gamma-synthase, which produces MSDEHTHQSFETRAIHAGNTADPLTGAVVPPIYQVSTYKQDGVGGLRGGYEYSRSANPTRTALEENLAALEGGRRGLAFASGLAAEDCLLRTLLAPGDHVVIPNDAYGGTFRLFAKVVQRWGVDFSVADTSDVESVRAAVNDRTKVIWVETPSNPLLGITDIAAVADVARTAGAKLVVDNTFASPYLQQPLSLGADIVVHSLTKYMGGHSDVVGGALVTADEALGEELAYHQNAMGAVAGPFDSWIVLRGIKTLAVRMDRHSENAGKVAEMLTQHPKVTQVLYPGLPEHPGHEIAAKQMKAFGGMISFRVVGGEEAAVEVCNRAKLFTLGESLGGVESLIEHPGRMTHASVAGSALEVPADLVRLSVGIENVDDLLADLRQALG; this is translated from the coding sequence ATGAGCGACGAGCACACGCACCAGAGCTTCGAGACCCGCGCCATCCACGCGGGCAACACGGCCGACCCGCTGACCGGCGCGGTCGTCCCGCCCATCTACCAGGTGTCCACCTACAAGCAGGACGGCGTCGGTGGGCTGCGCGGCGGTTACGAGTACAGCCGCAGCGCCAACCCGACCCGCACCGCCCTCGAGGAGAACCTCGCGGCTCTGGAGGGCGGCCGGCGCGGTCTCGCCTTCGCCTCGGGGCTCGCGGCCGAGGACTGCCTGCTGCGGACGCTGCTGGCCCCCGGCGACCACGTGGTCATCCCCAATGACGCCTACGGCGGCACCTTCCGGCTCTTCGCCAAGGTGGTCCAGCGCTGGGGCGTGGACTTCTCGGTCGCGGACACCTCCGACGTCGAGTCCGTGCGCGCCGCGGTCAACGACCGTACGAAGGTGATCTGGGTCGAGACCCCGTCGAACCCGCTGCTCGGCATCACCGACATCGCGGCGGTCGCGGACGTGGCCCGTACGGCCGGCGCGAAGCTGGTCGTCGACAACACCTTCGCCTCGCCCTACCTCCAGCAGCCGCTCTCGCTCGGCGCGGACATCGTGGTGCACTCGCTGACGAAGTACATGGGTGGGCACTCGGACGTGGTCGGCGGCGCGCTGGTGACGGCCGACGAGGCGCTCGGCGAGGAACTGGCGTACCACCAGAACGCGATGGGCGCGGTGGCCGGTCCGTTCGACTCGTGGATCGTGCTGCGCGGCATCAAGACGCTCGCCGTCCGCATGGACCGGCACAGCGAGAACGCGGGCAAGGTCGCCGAGATGCTGACCCAGCACCCGAAGGTCACCCAGGTCCTCTACCCGGGACTGCCGGAGCACCCGGGCCACGAGATCGCGGCCAAGCAGATGAAGGCGTTCGGCGGGATGATCTCCTTCCGCGTCGTGGGCGGCGAGGAGGCGGCCGTCGAGGTCTGCAACCGCGCCAAGCTGTTCACGCTGGGCGAGTCCCTGGGCGGCGTGGAGTCCCTGATCGAGCACCCTGGCCGGATGACGCACGCGAGCGTCGCGGGCTCGGCCCTGGAGGTCCCGGCGGATCTGGTCCGGCTCTCGGTGGGCATCGAGAACGTGGACGATCTGCTGGCGGACCTGCGCCAGGCGCTGGGCTAG
- the msrA gene encoding peptide-methionine (S)-S-oxide reductase MsrA produces MFLSRTPVLPTPEQALKGRPEPEFTVPERHTVLGNPLLGPYPEGLEVADFALGCFWGAERKFWQTEGVWTTLVGYQGGITPNPAYEEVCSGLTGHTEAVRVVFDPSKVSYEQLLKLFWESHDPTQGFRQGNDVGTQYRSAIYTHTPAQATAVEASRAAYQQVLTGSGYGTITTEILPAEGRTFFPAEGYHQQYLDKNPAGYCGIGGTGVSCPIGVAKADG; encoded by the coding sequence ATGTTCCTGTCACGCACCCCCGTCCTCCCCACGCCCGAGCAGGCGCTGAAGGGCCGCCCGGAGCCCGAGTTCACGGTGCCCGAGCGCCACACCGTCCTCGGCAACCCGCTGCTCGGCCCGTACCCCGAAGGCCTTGAGGTCGCCGACTTCGCCCTCGGCTGTTTCTGGGGCGCCGAGCGCAAGTTCTGGCAGACCGAGGGCGTCTGGACGACCCTCGTCGGCTACCAGGGCGGCATCACCCCGAACCCGGCCTACGAGGAGGTCTGCTCGGGCCTGACCGGCCACACCGAGGCCGTCCGGGTCGTCTTCGACCCGTCGAAGGTCTCGTACGAGCAGCTGCTCAAGCTCTTCTGGGAGTCCCACGACCCGACCCAGGGCTTCCGCCAGGGCAACGACGTCGGCACCCAGTACCGCTCGGCGATCTACACCCACACCCCTGCCCAGGCCACGGCGGTGGAAGCCTCCCGCGCCGCGTACCAGCAGGTCCTGACGGGCTCCGGCTACGGCACGATCACGACGGAGATCCTCCCGGCCGAGGGCCGCACGTTCTTTCCTGCCGAGGGATATCACCAGCAGTACCTGGACAAGAACCCGGCGGGCTACTGCGGAATCGGCGGTACGGGGGTGTCCTGCCCGATCGGAGTGGCGAAGGCCGACGGCTGA
- a CDS encoding helix-turn-helix domain-containing protein, whose amino-acid sequence MTDTHRLALRRELGTFLRAHRERVAPADVGLPATPRRRTPGLRREEVAALSGVGVAWYTWLEQGRVDTSREVLDAVSRTLRLDPDAHHHVLRLAGLAPPERAEDPTAARPLLDTWPDRAAVLLDGALSMTAWNTAYTGLWPDPAAIPPARRNLLLLLATDPDHQRRLPDWEPLAMDLYRHTRTHADTRPQDPAFRTLTTALATERPDLEAWWSCRSVGAFTSRTAHFTPAGPHTVSMLHTPDAPGSAILLFSRRVG is encoded by the coding sequence GTGACCGATACTCACAGGCTCGCGCTCCGCCGCGAACTGGGCACCTTCCTGCGCGCCCACCGCGAGCGCGTCGCACCCGCGGACGTCGGCCTGCCGGCCACACCCCGCCGCCGCACTCCCGGCCTGCGCCGCGAGGAGGTGGCCGCGCTGTCGGGGGTCGGCGTCGCCTGGTACACGTGGCTGGAACAGGGCCGGGTCGACACCTCCCGCGAGGTCCTGGACGCCGTCAGCCGCACCCTGCGCCTCGACCCCGACGCCCACCACCACGTCCTGCGGCTCGCGGGTCTCGCCCCGCCGGAGCGCGCGGAAGACCCCACGGCGGCGCGCCCGTTGCTGGACACCTGGCCGGACCGCGCGGCCGTCCTCCTGGACGGCGCCCTGTCCATGACCGCCTGGAACACCGCGTACACCGGACTGTGGCCGGACCCGGCGGCGATCCCGCCGGCGCGCCGCAACCTCCTCCTGCTCCTCGCCACCGACCCGGACCACCAGCGCCGGCTGCCGGACTGGGAGCCGCTGGCCATGGACCTCTACCGCCACACCCGCACCCACGCGGACACCCGCCCCCAGGACCCGGCCTTCCGCACCCTGACGACGGCCCTCGCGACCGAACGGCCGGACCTGGAAGCATGGTGGTCCTGCCGCTCGGTGGGCGCCTTCACCTCCCGCACGGCCCACTTCACCCCCGCCGGCCCCCACACGGTGTCGATGCTCCACACCCCGGACGCCCCGGGCTCGGCGATCCTGCTGTTCAGCCGACGGGTCGGATGA
- a CDS encoding ABC-F family ATP-binding cassette domain-containing protein has product MRDRAQMTLHDVSKAYGDRSVLEQISFTVRPGEKAAVIGENGSGKSTLLRLLAGAEPPDTGEVTVRFPGGTAHLAQTLAVTFGIGPEHTVRDTVDAALAELRSLEREMRAAEESLGSATAEELAAYGELAARYEERGGYEADARVDAALHGLGLGHVVYERRVGTLSGGEQSRLALACVLASGAELLLLDEPTNHLDRAAAGWLEERLRTHRGTVVAVTHDRAFLEGMATAILEVDRDTRAVTRHGDGWSGYRAAKAAERRRRVREHEEWREEVGRTEELVAAAGQRLAVSGKDPRQGFGKHRRSHENKLSGQVRSARVRLEQLRRTPVPAPPEPLRFTARLTTTGPGATAPTGRDPLTPGSGTGSGPGGGPRQVDGPRPGDGAGAGGGAGAGGGAGAGGGLGRHDGVLAELADIVVGERLRIDKLRISPGDRLLVSGPNGAGKTTLLRVVAGDLRPDSGTVVRPGRVGYLAQELPAVPSREPLLTAYAAGRPGLPEEHADELLALGLFREEDLTVPVAALSVGQQRRLELARLVSRPADLLVLDEPTNHVALSLVEDLEAALAAFEGAVVVVSHDHRFRSGFGGTRLELRSGRST; this is encoded by the coding sequence ATGCGCGACCGCGCCCAAATGACCTTGCACGACGTCTCCAAGGCGTACGGGGACCGCTCCGTCCTCGAACAGATCTCGTTCACCGTCCGCCCCGGCGAGAAGGCCGCCGTCATCGGTGAGAACGGCTCCGGGAAGTCCACGCTGCTGCGGCTCCTCGCCGGGGCGGAGCCCCCGGACACCGGGGAGGTCACCGTCCGCTTCCCCGGCGGCACCGCCCACCTCGCCCAGACGCTCGCCGTGACCTTCGGCATCGGCCCCGAGCACACCGTGCGGGACACCGTCGACGCGGCGCTCGCCGAACTCCGTTCGTTGGAGCGGGAGATGCGGGCGGCCGAGGAGTCGCTCGGCTCCGCGACGGCCGAGGAGCTGGCCGCGTACGGGGAGCTGGCGGCCCGGTACGAGGAGCGCGGCGGGTACGAGGCCGACGCCCGGGTCGACGCCGCGCTGCACGGGCTCGGCCTCGGGCACGTCGTGTACGAGCGCCGCGTCGGCACGCTGTCGGGCGGCGAACAGTCCCGGCTCGCCCTCGCCTGCGTCCTGGCCTCCGGCGCCGAGCTGCTGCTGCTCGACGAGCCGACGAACCATCTCGACCGGGCGGCCGCCGGCTGGCTGGAGGAGCGGCTGCGGACGCACCGCGGCACGGTGGTGGCCGTCACCCACGACCGGGCGTTCCTGGAGGGGATGGCGACGGCGATCCTGGAGGTCGACCGCGACACGCGTGCGGTGACCCGGCACGGCGACGGCTGGTCCGGCTACCGGGCGGCGAAGGCCGCCGAACGCCGCCGCCGCGTGCGGGAGCACGAGGAGTGGCGGGAGGAGGTGGGCCGTACGGAGGAGCTGGTGGCAGCGGCCGGGCAGCGCCTGGCGGTGTCCGGCAAGGACCCGCGCCAGGGCTTCGGCAAGCACCGCCGCTCCCACGAGAACAAGCTGTCCGGGCAGGTGAGGTCGGCCCGGGTGCGGCTCGAACAGCTGCGGAGGACGCCGGTACCGGCCCCGCCGGAGCCGCTGCGGTTCACGGCTCGGCTGACGACGACCGGTCCCGGCGCCACGGCGCCGACGGGCCGCGACCCGCTCACGCCCGGATCCGGCACCGGGTCCGGGCCGGGCGGCGGTCCGAGGCAGGTCGACGGCCCGAGGCCGGGCGACGGCGCAGGGGCGGGTGGCGGCGCAGGGGCGGGTGGCGGCGCAGGGGCGGGTGGCGGCCTCGGTCGGCACGACGGCGTGCTCGCCGAGCTCGCCGACATCGTCGTCGGCGAGCGGCTGCGGATCGACAAGCTGCGGATCTCGCCCGGCGACCGACTGCTCGTCTCCGGGCCCAACGGGGCCGGGAAGACGACCCTGTTGCGGGTTGTCGCCGGGGATCTGCGGCCCGACAGTGGCACGGTCGTCCGGCCGGGCCGGGTCGGGTACCTGGCCCAGGAGTTGCCCGCCGTGCCGTCCCGGGAGCCGCTGCTCACGGCGTACGCGGCGGGCCGCCCCGGACTGCCCGAGGAGCACGCGGACGAGCTGCTCGCCCTCGGGCTCTTCCGGGAGGAGGACCTGACCGTGCCGGTGGCCGCGCTGTCGGTGGGTCAGCAGCGGCGGCTGGAGCTGGCCCGGCTGGTGAGCCGGCCGGCCGACCTGCTCGTCCTGGACGAGCCGACCAACCATGTGGCGCTCTCACTGGTCGAGGACCTGGAAGCGGCCCTGGCCGCCTTCGAGGGGGCCGTGGTCGTGGTCTCCCACGACCACCGCTTCCGCTCCGGCTTCGGCGGCACCCGGCTCGAACTGCGCTCAGGCCGTTCCACCTGA
- a CDS encoding DUF1330 domain-containing protein, which produces MTAYALANLSPPTVLDEEVFTYMERIQATLDPFGGRFLVHGAPEREVREGEWPGALVMIGFPSMERARGWYDSAAYQELIPLRTRHIPGAVLLIDGVAPGYDPAATAAMLRAASGGTA; this is translated from the coding sequence ATGACCGCTTACGCCCTCGCGAACCTGAGCCCCCCGACCGTCCTCGACGAGGAGGTCTTCACCTACATGGAGCGCATCCAGGCGACGCTGGACCCCTTCGGCGGCCGCTTCCTCGTGCACGGAGCCCCCGAGCGGGAGGTCCGGGAGGGCGAGTGGCCCGGAGCGCTCGTCATGATCGGCTTCCCCTCGATGGAGCGGGCGCGCGGCTGGTACGACTCCGCCGCCTATCAGGAGCTGATCCCGCTGCGCACCCGCCACATCCCGGGCGCTGTGCTCCTGATCGACGGCGTCGCCCCCGGCTACGACCCGGCGGCGACCGCCGCGATGCTGCGAGCCGCGTCAGGTGGAACGGCCTGA
- a CDS encoding NAD(P)-dependent alcohol dehydrogenase, giving the protein MTTNVSAVSAYAAPAANAPLERTTVPRRPVGEHDVLIEIKYAGICHSDIHQARDGWGEGIFPMVPGHEIAGIVTEVGAGVTKHKVGDRVGVGCFVDSCRECEYCLQGLEQYCTGGGMVGTYNAVDKSGEPTYGGYSTHIVVDENYTLRIPEGIALDEAAPLLCAGITLYSPLAHWKAGPGKKVAIVGLGGLGHMGVKIAHALGAEVTVLSQSLKKQEDGLRLGADHYYATSDPATFTELAGSFDLIVSTVSAPLDFGAYLGLLRTDGALVNVGAPEEPIALNLFQLMLGRKTLAGSAIGGIAETQEMLDFCAEHGLGAEIELIRADQINEAYARVLASDVRYRFVIDASTI; this is encoded by the coding sequence ATGACCACGAACGTTTCCGCCGTTTCCGCCTACGCCGCGCCCGCCGCCAACGCCCCGCTGGAGCGCACCACCGTGCCGCGCCGCCCGGTCGGCGAGCACGACGTCCTGATCGAGATCAAGTACGCCGGCATCTGCCACTCCGACATCCACCAGGCCCGTGACGGCTGGGGCGAAGGCATCTTCCCGATGGTGCCCGGACACGAGATCGCCGGCATCGTCACCGAGGTCGGCGCCGGGGTCACCAAGCACAAGGTCGGCGACCGCGTCGGTGTCGGCTGCTTCGTCGACTCCTGCCGGGAGTGCGAGTACTGCCTCCAGGGTCTGGAGCAGTACTGCACGGGCGGCGGCATGGTCGGCACGTACAACGCCGTCGACAAGAGCGGGGAGCCGACCTACGGCGGCTACTCCACCCACATCGTCGTCGACGAGAACTACACCCTGCGCATCCCCGAGGGCATCGCCCTCGACGAGGCGGCGCCGCTGCTCTGCGCCGGCATCACCCTCTACTCGCCGCTCGCGCACTGGAAGGCCGGTCCCGGCAAGAAGGTCGCGATCGTCGGCCTCGGCGGCCTCGGCCACATGGGCGTCAAGATCGCCCACGCGCTCGGTGCCGAGGTGACGGTGCTCAGCCAGTCGCTGAAGAAGCAGGAGGACGGCCTCAGGCTGGGCGCCGACCACTACTACGCCACCAGCGACCCGGCGACCTTCACCGAGCTGGCCGGCTCCTTCGACCTGATCGTCTCCACCGTCTCCGCCCCGCTCGACTTCGGCGCCTACCTCGGGCTGCTCAGGACGGACGGCGCGCTGGTGAACGTCGGCGCCCCCGAGGAGCCGATCGCGCTCAACCTGTTCCAGCTGATGCTCGGCCGCAAGACGCTCGCCGGCTCCGCGATCGGCGGCATCGCCGAGACGCAGGAGATGCTCGACTTCTGCGCGGAGCACGGCCTGGGCGCGGAGATCGAGCTCATCCGCGCGGACCAGATCAACGAGGCGTACGCGCGGGTGCTGGCGAGCGACGTGCGGTACCGCTTCGTGATCGACGCGTCGACGATCTGA
- a CDS encoding helix-turn-helix transcriptional regulator — MDLSAELSEFLRSRRARLKPEDVGLPEFGRHRRVPGLRREELAQLAGVSVAYYTRLEQGNGRNVSMEVLDSIARALRLNDTERAHLTHLAKPTAKKRQHRAAIARPQQVRPGLQHLLDSMDGVPAFLVGRRLDILAWNRMARALLGDFAAMEPEERNMARLVFLGPNARDLYLDWESKATEVVSVLRLYAGCYPDDPALLALVGELSVRSEEFRSLWAAHTVADKGHGSKRLRHPLVGEMTLQYESLKVSGTDPDLILVTYQAEPGTASADALRLLAQWGVEDVVRQS, encoded by the coding sequence ATGGATCTCAGTGCCGAACTCAGCGAATTCCTGCGCTCGCGCCGGGCCCGGCTGAAGCCGGAGGACGTGGGCCTGCCGGAGTTCGGGCGCCACCGTCGCGTACCGGGGCTGCGCCGTGAGGAGCTGGCGCAGCTGGCCGGGGTGTCGGTGGCGTACTACACGCGCCTGGAGCAGGGCAACGGCCGCAATGTGTCCATGGAGGTGCTGGACTCGATCGCCCGGGCGTTGCGGCTGAACGACACCGAGCGCGCGCATCTGACGCATCTGGCGAAGCCGACGGCGAAGAAGAGGCAGCACCGGGCGGCGATCGCCCGTCCCCAGCAGGTGCGGCCGGGTCTGCAGCATCTGCTGGACTCGATGGACGGCGTCCCGGCCTTCCTCGTCGGCCGGCGGCTCGACATCCTCGCCTGGAACCGGATGGCGCGGGCGTTGCTCGGCGACTTCGCGGCGATGGAGCCGGAGGAGCGCAACATGGCCCGGCTGGTCTTCCTCGGGCCGAACGCGCGCGATCTCTACCTGGACTGGGAGTCCAAGGCGACCGAGGTGGTGAGCGTGCTGCGGCTGTACGCGGGGTGCTACCCGGACGATCCGGCGCTGCTGGCGCTGGTCGGCGAGCTGTCGGTGCGGAGCGAGGAGTTCCGCTCGCTGTGGGCGGCGCACACGGTCGCGGACAAGGGGCACGGCAGCAAGCGGCTGCGGCATCCGCTGGTGGGCGAGATGACGCTGCAGTACGAGTCGCTGAAGGTGTCCGGCACGGACCCGGACCTGATCCTCGTGACCTACCAGGCGGAGCCCGGGACGGCCTCGGCGGACGCGCTGCGGCTGCTCGCGCAGTGGGGCGTGGAGGACGTCGTACGGCAGTCGTGA
- a CDS encoding Ig-like domain-containing protein, translating into MEMRVMTDSKRRKSLAAAAAVLGGVLVLSACSDGDKGGAADSSASAQSQAQVDEAAAQKTSKAQISILPKNGTDNASINNDAKVTVTDGTLTEVTMTTQEGTSVEGEMSADKLSWKPTGQLKRATVYKIAATAKDADGLEAHENTSFTTVSQANSFIGSFTPEDGSTVGVGMPVSINFNKAITDKKAVQGGITVTSSSGQEVVGHWFNSQRLDFRPDDYWTEGSTVTLKLNLDGVEGAEGVYGVQQKTVTFKIGRNQVSTVDVATKTMTVKQDGKTIKTIPISAGSPENPTYNGEMVISEKFKETRMNGATVGFTDDDGKGEYDIKDVPHAMRLSTSGTFIHGNYWGPDSIFGSANTSHGCVGLNDVKGAGDPNQMAAWLYDHSIVGDVVIVKNSKDKTISPSNGLNGWNMSWSAWKAGSAV; encoded by the coding sequence ATGGAGATGCGTGTGATGACGGACAGCAAGCGCCGCAAGAGCCTGGCGGCTGCCGCCGCGGTGCTCGGCGGCGTGTTGGTGCTCTCGGCGTGCAGCGACGGTGACAAGGGTGGCGCCGCCGACAGCTCCGCGTCGGCCCAGTCACAGGCTCAGGTCGACGAGGCCGCGGCGCAGAAGACGTCGAAGGCCCAGATATCCATCTTGCCCAAGAACGGCACCGACAACGCGTCGATCAACAACGACGCCAAGGTCACCGTCACCGACGGCACGCTGACCGAAGTGACGATGACCACGCAGGAGGGCACGAGCGTCGAGGGCGAGATGTCCGCCGACAAGCTCAGCTGGAAGCCCACCGGGCAGCTCAAGCGCGCCACCGTCTACAAGATCGCCGCCACGGCCAAGGACGCGGACGGCCTGGAGGCGCACGAGAACACCTCCTTCACCACCGTCTCCCAGGCCAACAGCTTCATCGGCAGCTTCACGCCCGAGGACGGCTCCACCGTCGGCGTCGGCATGCCGGTCTCGATCAACTTCAACAAGGCGATCACCGACAAGAAGGCCGTCCAGGGCGGCATCACGGTGACCTCCAGCAGCGGCCAGGAGGTCGTCGGGCACTGGTTCAACTCCCAGCGCCTCGACTTCCGCCCCGACGACTACTGGACCGAGGGCTCGACCGTCACGCTGAAGCTGAACCTCGACGGCGTCGAGGGCGCCGAGGGTGTCTACGGCGTCCAGCAGAAGACCGTCACCTTCAAGATCGGCCGCAACCAGGTCTCCACCGTCGACGTCGCCACCAAGACCATGACGGTCAAGCAGGACGGCAAGACGATCAAGACCATCCCGATCTCGGCCGGCTCCCCGGAGAACCCCACCTACAACGGTGAGATGGTGATCTCCGAGAAGTTCAAGGAGACCCGGATGAACGGCGCCACCGTCGGCTTCACCGACGACGACGGCAAGGGCGAGTACGACATCAAGGACGTCCCGCACGCCATGCGCCTGTCCACCTCGGGCACGTTCATCCACGGCAACTACTGGGGCCCGGACTCGATCTTCGGCTCCGCCAACACCAGCCACGGCTGCGTGGGCCTGAACGACGTCAAGGGCGCCGGCGATCCGAACCAGATGGCCGCCTGGCTCTACGACCACTCCATCGTGGGCGACGTCGTGATCGTCAAGAACTCCAAGGACAAGACGATCTCGCCCAGCAACGGCCTCAACGGCTGGAACATGAGCTGGTCGGCGTGGAAGGCCGGCTCGGCGGTCTGA